TCCTGGTGGAGGTTCCACTGTAGACGACAGGTCTGCTGCTGCTTCTTCAGTTTCAGAATCTGAACTTGTAGAAGACGAGCTTCCTTTCCGGTCCCCGATATCATTCGACGGCAAAAAGGACCATCGAGGATCGTCTGATGCTAACGGTTGACGTGActaaaaaaacgaaacttacagTTTACAAAATGTTTCAATTTACAATGGTTTCTTCAACTCTCGTTTGAATGTTATAAAAAATGTAGAAACGTGATTGAAAGATAGAAAGTGTCTCCTGACTTTCATGTATGCATGTTGTAATGATATTCTAGTTCACGTCTTTCACTAGACGTTTGCTTTCTTTTGGCCATTTctagatataattttttaaaatatatcataataataattaaaataatttatattttatatacacAGCATATACGGATGTGTGTAGAACTGTCACAAACTCGTGAATATCCCAAACATCTACCGGAAAGACTTAATTTTTCAATAGTTCGATATTTACCTTCACATAAGCAACATAATGTCCTCCATGAATGGTTCCACTATGTTCAACAACACCATATAATGCATACAGTCGtccttttttacaatttttacaaaCGGGTGCTAAATCCAGCACTATCGGAAATGAAACATGCCTCGTTACTTTCCGAAAATCAACTCGTTGCGCTTGAAACCGTTTCAGATGGAGTATTAAAATTGCCGGAACACGAGAAATAAGATATTGCTTTGTACTCGGAGTGCATATCATCTTAcagttctctgtcacctaaaacaataataaaatacttCCACAATCTTATAGttgaatattttcaatttttaacacGTTAAACGCTATGTaccaaattttaaaaatagtacTTTGCACTGTAtgtgatattaaaaaatatgtttgcactttttagattttattaaaatattttagacaaaaacaaaaacgtcGCTTGTTTGCAATatgtttattaacaaaaaaaaatgttattataCTTCTAGACAAAATCAATATACCTTTCTCTCTCTGGCAGTACAAGCTTCACAACTAACTTTATTATTACCACTCATTAATTCCAAAGCTGTAAATTGATTTAAGCAGGATTGAATCGAACACTCTCCCTCCTTAGTTGCATATCTAGTATGAGACGGTTGCAAATTGCCAAGTTCTAATTTCGATATCCCGAGAGAAACACCATTGATTCCGTTGCAAGCCTCGTTTGAATATTCGattgctttccattttcttttccTGTGTTTAAACAATTCATTACATTTGTAGCgaattcaaatatttatttaaataaaataaaaaaaaagggatttaatttttattctaaattTTAGTTTATAATATCGACACTGTTTAGTTTGTACTTTTAATCATACGTGTTTTATATAGTATATTAATAAAACTTGttccttaaaaaattaaaattttttaatataagaatggacagttttaattttcattaaaacgcTAAATTATGTGATTGATGTGATAAAATAATGTTAAACAGTACCACTGAACCCAGGGAGCTTCTTCCGACGTAATCGCGTCGTAGCTGACTGTTGGTTCTTCCGAATTAGTTACATCCAAGCTCGCTGCTAAAAAAACAGGTATAGGAAAGTCGGTTTCAacttccattttattttctaaacTCTCAGAACTATCTAGTCTATCCAAAACTTTGGTTTgcgattcgtttttaataaattcgtcCGATGGATTTGGGCTGGAGAAAAGAATTAATCATCgaattaaagaaaattatttgacAGAAACAATAATTTTCTTTAGGCTATTATTCTTCGTGTACCTGTGCAATGAGCCTGTATCGAGAGAGTCTTGAAGTTGCATCGAAGATAGATTATCTACTGGACTAAATTGcatgtaattatttaatatcgCTTCATTCATCGTGTCATCTATTTTCACTGGATCAATCGAAGGAGAAGCAGGACTTGCCAAAGTTGACTGTTTTTCTGAACTATAACCAGATTCGCCGATTTCTGGAAGCAGAACTTCTGCTTCTACATTGTCTTCAACGTCCGCATCACTTTCTTCTGTAAACAAAAATTCCTATCACCTTATTTAACATACATTTTTCATTACGCTGTATACGTAGTTTATAGTATAGTCAGGGACAATGaaattaatcaatattttatatatttttataaccaTCGATCGAATAATGATTTTTGTTTCAGTGTACTTTACCTAATTTAAGTATGCTGCCATTGTGTTCTTCGATAGTGTTGTTTCTATTAGACGTAAATTTCTTGTAGTCACACATTTCTTGCTTCTTACTTTTCCGATTTTTTCGAGCaacttttttttccttttttaattGGTACTTTGAAGGTTCACATGAGATATTTTTCTCTGTCGTATCGAAAATATCTTCAAAACCACTGCTTCTCCttcttaaataaatataaacgtcGTTAAATTATTCAGTTACAATTGCTATTATTATACAAATTATTCTTGTTTTCAAGATTGTTGGGCGGTCAAAATTATTGAGGTAAATTTACTTTTCTTTTCTTGCTGATCTATCTACCCCACAGTTGGCCTGTGTTAAATATGCTGATAAAATTTCatagaaatttatttgtatACGATGGTACAcgggtgttcgatcacccctgagaaaaattttaatgggagattctagaggccaaaataagacgaaaatcaaaaatatcaatttcttgactaaggcttcattaaaaagttattaaaaaattaaattaacaaatttcaaatcattctaaaaaaattatttttggttgcgggggtcaattacaatcatttttggcgaatacacataccccccaaaatcctatccagtttcaagaaaaaaattcaggaaagtggaCTTTTTCGgcggaattgaaaaatttcaaatcgttctaaaaaaattatttttagttgcaggtgtcgattacaatcatttttggtgaatagacataaccctgaaatcctacccactttcgagaaaaaaattcgaggtgtgaaattttttgactaaattaaaaaatttcaaattgttctaaaaaaattattttcagttgcgggggtccattataatcatatttaatgaatagacctacccctgaaattctacccattttctagaaagaaattcgagaatgtgtgaaatttttcgacaaaattaaaaaaatttcaaatcgttctaaaaagatTCTAccctccgaaattctacccacttgcgagaaaaaaattcagttacgGTGCATCAAGAAGGTGAAACAATTTTAATCCCAGCGGGCCCCAAAGAGTTAAATGATATTGTATTTCATCTGTAATGTCATCGAATGTACATGGAAAAGAAACAGCGAGCACTAGATTATTTTCTGTAGCTTTCATTTCTATCGTTCTTATTAGAAAATCTATTATAAGATGTGTTATCTTTATGGCCCAGAGTATAGAATCGTTCTTATCCCCACCCTTTGGAAGTGTCATACACGACCAGGATGCGTAGGATCAACTTTCGTTGgcattgacctaacccagatccccTAGACTCTGGAAGTACAAACTAATCCCTCTTCATATTTGTTTTGGTTTCTAAGCAACGGTCAGTCCCCACCCGGCTCAACGAGAGATAGAGATAGACAAGCAGATTTAACAGGTCGACTCGGAGCACGAAATTAGCGACTCGGGAAAGATAGAGTGTGTCTAGTTCCATCTGTCAAGTAGATTTACTCCAAGTAGGAACTCTGTAATTGTCTCATTAGAGTTCTCGGTCCGCCGCCAAGGACCCTGACGATGGTCCCCGtgcggttttagccggtaagagcatGGCACTATCCGTATTTACGAGGGTTTCCTCacgtataaaaaaaaagttCCGTTTATCAAGTGTCTTCCGGAAGGACAATGGAATAAAGGTATACAGAGAGGTTTAAGAACTCGCAGTAGGAGTACGTGATTATCTCATAGACAGGATAAATCGATAATTATTTGtagtaatttaattattaatcatTGTTGTTCAATTGTATCCTTCATTTCCTCatacatttaaaagaaaaacttactTTAACGTTGGCGGCTGTGGTTTGTCAACCATTACTGGCAAACTGAGGTCTAAGAAAGGTTCTGTTCTCTGCGAAGAATGATGGCAGTCTAGACATTCCAACGTGGAAACCAAAACTCCACGAAAAACAAAATCCGGCCCAAGTAATCTTGCACTAGCTTGATTTCCATAGAATTTTACACGAGACTTGAGGTTGTCTTCCACCCCTTCTGGATTTGTTTTTTCGGTTAAACCAACTTCTTTTAAAATTATACTCTGGTATctctaaaatatcaaaataattttCACTTTCATTTATTAACATTAATAAAACCGTAACATTAATAAACTGTACACCCTACGATTTGTAAAAATGTAATCTTACCCTAAGATCCTCATTTCGAACTAATTCTAAAAGGTGTCTAAGAAGTTCATGTGAATCGTGTTGCCCGCCATCCATACATTGCATTGTTTTTTTCTTAAACGAATTTAACAACTCCGATGGGCGGTAAGATTGATTTCCATCAGAGCTTTGCATTTCCACAAGTGTCTTGTATAAAACTGAAGTGAAATTGCCCCAACCTTCTAAAGTACCCTCTATGGGTGGCTGAAACCAATTTTATgatttgaaaatgaatttaaaaatgattgtttTCTATTTTGTAAAACTATATTGTAAAATTGTCTCACAAGTTCGACTTCTTCTGAGCTATTGGCAAGCTTGTGTTTCCCTCCTGGTAGAATAAATTTCTGTCCAGGAAGACGTAGATCGTTGAGAACTTTCACTAAGAAAGGTGTCTGCGCTAAACATTGTAGAACTGCATTGAAAAAACAAGTGTTTCCCAAATTCATTAAACCCTGGGACAATAAAAATGTGTACATTTTCTTAACataaatttctttttcttaAACGTACGTTCCATAGAAAATGAAACTCTCAAAATTGTTAACCCTTTGATTGCAAGATACTATGAAACAAGGCCCTACTGCgctaattcatttctaaatctttaaaattcgataaaactaataaactaatttttcttttaccCTATATACTAATCGTATAAAGAACTAAAAAACAATTGCTATCAACattaaagatttttttttttacagagacATACTCTGAAAAATGGCATTTCAGAGGTTTCTGAGAAGGGAGCACATTAATTCTACTGGTCTTTCTTCGCTATTATTCCTTATAGAGTGAGTATCGTTattcaaagtaaaataaaatataaaaaaaaaattatacataaACTTTTCAAGAGATCATTGTAAAGAAGAGATTTTAATCTCTAAATCCATGATAGTTTCAGTTgcataacaaatttattaatcttTCGGGGACCgttagaatttaaaaatttgtttagaaTGACACCCTCTtctttccttacttgcttcttaGTGTAAATGGTTAGTTGAAAAGATTCAACCGAGGAATTTGAAAGTAGAAAGTTTAATCTTtagaataatttcatttttcacgaAATTATAGTAGTTTAAAGATTGATAATGTTttaacattatacatacaaacaATTATTACCAGAGGTGTGCGGGATGCTCGGAACGGGATGAGTTGGGAcgggatcccgggcattttcggaAAAATATCCGAAATTTCTGAAAATTTTAAGAATTGCCGTGTCAATATTCATTTTGTTAAATATCGTTGGTCTTGGAAGAGTTGTACGGCATGGTATTTTGTACCTCAGCTCAAAAATTACGTGGACATACTTTTGGTCTTATTATTTAAGCCAAAGCTAACAACTTTCTTAAAGAATTAAAAATCCCGATGAATTCAGTACCGTGTAACCCGTGCGAAAGAACCCCTTTTCTCGATACTGTGTCCATTACAGTTTTACTCTTAATAATGATCATCGAGTGTAAAATTCTCGAGCGGACACGTAGCACAACTATCACGAATTAAGAGCACGATACTCGATAAACAATTACAATACAATCGATTCTAACGATACTTATTTCCAATTATTGTGGAACAAAATCCAAGCACCTGACAACACACGGTGCGAGTTTTATTTTTAGCATCTGCGTGTCCTCACAGCAATCAAAAGATTAACATtcacaaaaataaaagaataaaaatatacataCCCCAACCTTACGACAGTTCAATAAAACTTTATCTTTTTGTACATCTGTATCTACAGTCTCTTTCTGGCACCGAGTTAACACCATGTTAGTTTGCGATAGATTACGTATTACCGCGGCAGACCGTTTTATAAATTCCACTGTTTCTTGAAGCTTCTTtctaataatagaaaatattcatttaacgtacaataataattaatgttaCTTAATTGTTTAAGGCTTAAATTTTAAGATATAGTAAAGTATTATTTGTATATTTAAACAGCCTACAACGTTTCAAAATCGTCTACATAAATTAAAATTGCgtttataaaaattttcgacTTTTCTTTAATTTCTAGCGTTTTTTTATATGATTCGATATCGATTTATTTAATCACATTGTGTTAaatgtatataaaattttaagtaaattataaatttcataCAATCATTATTTACtatgttatttaaaatttaccAATACTTTACAGTTATGTAAATTTTAACTCGATTTTTATTATCATCTGTATAAGGAAAATCGTAAATTTTACTACAATTATTAGGAGTGTCCGCGATTTCTGACATTTCCAGGACTATTGGTACTTTGGAATTTTGAGAATTCAAAGACCATTTTAATATTCGTTTTATGAAGTACTTTCACGATTCTTAGTGGTAtgagaaaataagaaaatataaaatcgaGACGAAACTAGCGGAAATCGTAGTATAGCCAAACAGAAAGTGGCtttcgtgtaaaaataaatcgaaaattttGAATAACCATTTTTCATATAAggtttaattttttgaaaaaatcaGTTCTAAAAATTACTCAAATGTGCGTGAACGTAACTATGACGCATAGAAAAGTTTCTTTTACTAATTTGAGCTATAGTTACACGTATATGtgacaaattttcaaaataaattatctCAGAAATGAAACCTCatacaataaaaattttaattcaaattaTCCATTTAGTTTTGCAAGAAAAATCGCCCTCTTTTTTATTGTATCATTGGTTTCACcataatttcaaattttcaaatgATTTCGACTTAGACACATGGTTTGTAAATTACACAAAATGATGTCGCTACACTTGAAACTTTTATCTgttaaaaaatacaaataacTTTTTACATATGTATGGAATTTACATTGTACGTCTTTGTATATGCATACATCTTTTTTACACATACCTACAGCCAATACTAATTTTTGTTTCACACTGAAAACACCAAACGCTCCAATAGAGATTGTCTACAACTATGAAATGACAGTCACTATGTGGTTTTTTATAATGTTCTAAAGCATGTCCACATTCCTCTTTTCCACAACCTTGGTGTCCACATTGTAAACAAATCAATGTCACAGAATTTActgtacaatcctgaaacatatGTAGgtataaatattttgtttaaccAAGTATCAATAACAAAGAATTAAGATTTAGTTTGTGATATTAATACCTCTTCTTTATTTGTTGAGAACTGGCTTTTATTTTTCTTACATGCTGAACATTCTATATTAGTTTCCATTTTATTGACatatttcttaattttgttaaaatttaccCCCTTAACAATATGGGGGCATTTACTACCTGTAAAAAGAAAATCAATCTAATGACTATAATGTTAAAAGTAGAGGCAGAAAGACTTATTctgtttcatttaaaaatctCTTTATAAGCTTCCTTCACTACTAATACTAATTATAATGGAACACAAAACAAATtaagattctttttttttaatcattgaTGTGAAAGAGGAAACCATTTCTCTGGCAATTTTAAGTTTCtataataatttcatttataaaaatgtataaCTATATGAGAAtacatataaattaaaattaatataattttctgCTAATTACACCCATAACTTCCTTGTTTCCTTGACTTTTGTAACCAAATCTGATGgaatttacaaaagaaaatctaaattacatgtttgaaagtatttaaaaaaagaaatgattTATAAACTTTGAACAATAACAAATTATTCTTTCATGTATTAAtgctttttttaatataatactaGCTATATTTTAGATATTATAACATTTAAATATTAGTAAGCAGATACTATCGAAGGTACATAGTTAATTGCATGTAGATAGAACAATACAGTAATGATAACTCTAatcttattttataataaaataaagaaaatataaaagaaacaaaaatcctCATTTCTGGATACTACTTCATGTATACttcgaattaatttttaaatatatctaAAGATATAttaattcttaaaataatatacctataaaaaaaattcatacTAATCAGAAATTTAATGTATCAAATGTTACCGATTATTATACTAAATTAGAATTTAATTCTAATGTAGTTCGATATATTGTTCGTTACACTAATATGCAATTTTCAACATAATTAAAagagaaacaattatttttaagagGAGCTCTCAGAAATGTGCTATCCTTAACTAcagatataatataaataacgtTTTAACGTGCTTCTCAAAGGAAGCAAATTCTAACCTGCATTGCTAGATTCATCGCAAGAATCGGTAGACCCATCAATCACCTCACTGTTTGCATCTGGTTGTCGGCTGCGTTTTTTGCTCATTTTCAATTATTGCCAAATTGTATTCAATTTAATTGCGATGACTCTTCTGCCTTGTAGGTATACCGAAATCCAAGAATTTAGTACACGAAAAAACAAGAAGTGATTTTATTCTACAAAATATTCCAAAAAATATTCGCATTATTCATACTAACCTACCAATCTTCAAAAAATAACAACGTGCCTTATCATATTTATATTGTAATGCATTTACAAGTATTTTTAGAAATTACTAAATCCTATAATAATCATTTAAAATAATCTAGGGAAgaatacgaaattaaaaaattactgaCACAATTCTTATTGACTTAGTTTACATCGAGCGCGGCAGACGCGTACATGTACCCACGAACAATGATTCGTGCCGTAGAAGGGGAAAGTCACTAGTGTCTGAGATGACTAGGGAGATCATAAATAAACCTTATGCTACAGATTCATTTTCACGTGGCAACGGAAGTCATGACGATATAGTGACTAGAGGTTACCACGAATAATATACTAGATTAGATTAGCTGTTGAGATACAAATTAAATAGTTACCGATTAACTGcttattattttctctttctgATGGTACATTACGGTCTCAAAAAGATTACATATTTAGTACAATTGTATCATTCATCACAATCGTTGTGCTAGCTTCATAAATGCGCCCCAGACTGGGAGTCTGGGACTCCCAGTGTacattttgaaaattgtactcGAAAATGAAATGTTTTATATAGACATACAGTTTTTTACATATAATTATTCCCTGCTCGATAGTTCTACAATTCTGCCGATTTATTGTCAGAACAGTATAAATATTAACCAACATcgtataattttttcaatttgctaaaataatagttcgataaatttattaaataaaggTTTCGTTTTTATGCGAACCACCCTCGAGTCATTTTGAAAAGTTCTTAAATATTTGAAGGTATCGGAAATGACAAAAAAATACAGACGTCAAGATGGGTATTCAAATCTAATTAACAAATCATACGTATCAAAGTTTATCACGTTGATGGGCGTAAACAGTTGTTAACTAAATTATAGCGAATAAAAAGTATAAGAATTTTGAATAACAGATCGTTCGTAAAATAGCATCCATTTGTTCGAAAATTTTGGTTGAAATATCACGCTGGAAATTATTCATAATACTACCAGAATTGTGGAAGTTGGAAACAcagacaaaaataattgtaactaaTAGATATTAATGTTATATTTGGTAATGCTTTTATTTCTCGtgattatttgtttattatacTACACAATTTCTCGTTATCATTTTCGTACTATTGTACAGACATTAAATCTTGTCaattaaaatgttattttattttcattttccttCCTCTAAGTTAAAAGTTAGTAGTTAATAACTGTAAGTTAATAGTCAAAAGTTATCGTTAAAAGAGATATACTagtttataataaaaatgaggcacatgattttgcaaatAGACAAACtttaattcttttttattgaaattttattttaacaaaggaacaaattattttttcatgtacttaTAATCTAAGAAATAGTTCTTTTAATGTACAAAATCTAATAAGACTTTTTTAAGTGTTATTAAAacctttttttaatttcaatgtaaaattattattatcatttaggctagaaattacaaatattaggcttaaaaaataatataataagaaTAAGGTATATTTGAATTCTTTCTCGCTTGAAAAGAATATCTTATTAGCAATTTTaggcaaaaaattaaaaataatactttaAATATGACAATAGCTTAATAGAATTCTTTTACCTGGCAGTCTAAAGTTTGAGTGATGAAAGGAGGATGCaagaagaaaattttaaaattaatatgaccaatgaaaaagaaagaaaggtaGAAGATGAAAAGCAAAATGAAGAAGTATTGCAATCACGAACAAATACAATGTTTGGAccttgtgctatttgccatcttacGCTTGGaaccatgaattctaattttaatataaatgttCCTTGTCCCAAAGGTCATGCTTTGTGTAAACAATGCATTCTGCGTTTCACACTTCCATCAGGTTAATTAATGTACACTTTCACAATTATATTCTTCTTATATCATAGCTCTAAGAAGAATCAAAGatgcatttttaaataaaatatattttttttatgagaCGTCATACAGAATTAAAAGCGTTATTAAGTAATTGCTTATAAATTTCTATTAATACTCATAATCCTttctgaacaaaattaattgttttacaactttagaaaaaaattttgtttagacGTTTACATGTTGCAGATCCGAGTTGCATTCTTTGTCATTCGGAATCTCAACAATCTAACGTAAGTTTATCGCGGGAGAGCAATACCAGTTTGAATTCCATATGCAAGCAGTCAAGAACACAAATTCCACAACAGCAATCGGAACAATATGTTAATCATCAACGTGTACAGCAATGTATACCCTTTAATGTTAAGCAAGCATATACGAAATCTTGGAATCAAAATTGTT
The window above is part of the Colletes latitarsis isolate SP2378_abdomen chromosome 2, iyColLati1, whole genome shotgun sequence genome. Proteins encoded here:
- the Usp16-45 gene encoding ubiquitin specific protease 16/45 isoform X1; protein product: MSKKRSRQPDANSEVIDGSTDSCDESSNAGSKCPHIVKGVNFNKIKKYVNKMETNIECSACKKNKSQFSTNKEEDCTVNSVTLICLQCGHQGCGKEECGHALEHYKKPHSDCHFIVVDNLYWSVWCFQCETKISIGCRKKLQETVEFIKRSAAVIRNLSQTNMVLTRCQKETVDTDVQKDKVLLNCRKVGGLMNLGNTCFFNAVLQCLAQTPFLVKVLNDLRLPGQKFILPGGKHKLANSSEEVELPPIEGTLEGWGNFTSVLYKTLVEMQSSDGNQSYRPSELLNSFKKKTMQCMDGGQHDSHELLRHLLELVRNEDLRRYQSIILKEVGLTEKTNPEGVEDNLKSRVKFYGNQASARLLGPDFVFRGVLVSTLECLDCHHSSQRTEPFLDLSLPVMVDKPQPPTLKRRSSGFEDIFDTTEKNISCEPSKYQLKKEKKVARKNRKSKKQEMCDYKKFTSNRNNTIEEHNGSILKLEESDADVEDNVEAEVLLPEIGESGYSSEKQSTLASPASPSIDPVKIDDTMNEAILNNYMQFSPVDNLSSMQLQDSLDTGSLHSPNPSDEFIKNESQTKVLDRLDSSESLENKMEVETDFPIPVFLAASLDVTNSEEPTVSYDAITSEEAPWVQWKRKWKAIEYSNEACNGINGVSLGISKLELGNLQPSHTRYATKEGECSIQSCLNQFTALELMSGNNKVSCEACTARERKVTENCKMICTPSTKQYLISRVPAILILHLKRFQAQRVDFRKVTRHVSFPIVLDLAPVCKNCKKGRLYALYGVVEHSGTIHGGHYVAYVKSRQPLASDDPRWSFLPSNDIGDRKGSSSSTSSDSETEEAAADLSSTVEPPPGKWYHVSDSRVTEVDETTVLQSQAYLLFYERIL
- the Usp16-45 gene encoding ubiquitin specific protease 16/45 isoform X2 translates to MSKKRSRQPDANSEVIDGSTDSCDESSNAGSKCPHIVKGVNFNKIKKYVNKMETNIECSACKKNKSQFSTNKEEDCTVNSVTLICLQCGHQGCGKEECGHALEHYKKPHSDCHFIVVDNLYWSVWCFQCETKISIGCRKKLQETVEFIKRSAAVIRNLSQTNMVLTRCQKETVDTDVQKDKVLLNCRKVGGLMNLGNTCFFNAVLQCLAQTPFLVKVLNDLRLPGQKFILPGGKHKLANSSEEVELPPIEGTLEGWGNFTSVLYKTLVEMQSSDGNQSYRPSELLNSFKKKTMQCMDGGQHDSHELLRHLLELVRNEDLRRYQSIILKEVGLTEKTNPEGVEDNLKSRVKFYGNQASARLLGPDFVFRGVLVSTLECLDCHHSSQRTEPFLDLSLPVMVDKPQPPTLKRSSGFEDIFDTTEKNISCEPSKYQLKKEKKVARKNRKSKKQEMCDYKKFTSNRNNTIEEHNGSILKLEESDADVEDNVEAEVLLPEIGESGYSSEKQSTLASPASPSIDPVKIDDTMNEAILNNYMQFSPVDNLSSMQLQDSLDTGSLHSPNPSDEFIKNESQTKVLDRLDSSESLENKMEVETDFPIPVFLAASLDVTNSEEPTVSYDAITSEEAPWVQWKRKWKAIEYSNEACNGINGVSLGISKLELGNLQPSHTRYATKEGECSIQSCLNQFTALELMSGNNKVSCEACTARERKVTENCKMICTPSTKQYLISRVPAILILHLKRFQAQRVDFRKVTRHVSFPIVLDLAPVCKNCKKGRLYALYGVVEHSGTIHGGHYVAYVKSRQPLASDDPRWSFLPSNDIGDRKGSSSSTSSDSETEEAAADLSSTVEPPPGKWYHVSDSRVTEVDETTVLQSQAYLLFYERIL